CTTGGTGAGGCCGTAGATGCGGTTGTCCATGACGACGTAGGACATGTCGACGTTGCGGCGGACCGCGTGGACGAAGTGACCGGCGCCGATGGAGTAGCCGTCGCCGTCGCCGCCCGCGACCATCACTTCGAGGTCGGGGTTGGCGAGTTTGACGCCGATGCCCACGGGCAGAGCGCGGCCGTGGACGCCGTGGAGCGCGTAGCTGTGCATGTAGGTGCCGATCTTGCCGGAACACCCGATGCCGGCGACCACGAACGTGTTGTCGGGGTCGTTGCCCGTCTCGGCGAGGGCTTTCATCATGCCGTTCATCGTCCCGAAGTCACCGCAGCCGGGACACCAGGTCGGTTGCTTGTCGGATTTGAAGTCCGTGAATCGAACGTCTGAGCTCATTCTGCCTCCACCTCCGCGGCGCCGGCGTCGGCACCGGAGAGTGTGTTCTCGATCTCCGTCGCGAGTTCGTCCGCCTTGAAGCGGACGCCGTTGTACTTGTTGACGCGCTGGACGCGTTCGAGCACGTCGTGCTCGATCACGTCGGCGAACTGCCCGGTTGCGTTACACTCGACGACGATCACGTCGTCGGCCGCCTCGATCTCTTCCGAGAGGTCGGGCCGCGGGAAGATGTAGGGCACCGAGATGAACCGCACGTCGTGGCCGCGCTCGTCGAGGAACCCGAGGGCTTCGCGCATCGCGCCCTCGTTGGAGCCCCAGGAGATGACGAGCGCGTCCGCGTCCTCGTCGCCGAACTCGCGGTAGTCCCAGTCTTCCTCTTCCTTCGCTGTCTCGACCTTCCGCTGGCGCTTCTCGACCTGTTCGAGGCGGACCTCCTCCTCCTCGGTCCGCCGGCCGAGCTCGTCGTGTTCGAGGCCGGTGGTCATGTGGGCGCCGTCGGTCGTGCCCGGGAACGCGCGGGGGCTGATACCGTCGGCGGCGGAGAAGTGCGCCTGGAAGCGGCCGCGCTCGTCGAGCCAGGAGTCGATCTCGTCCTCGTCGACGACCTTGCCGCGCTCGATCTCGACCTCGTCCATGTCGAACGCCTCCGGCGGGAACGTCTGTTCCGTCACGGCGAGCGCCAGGTCAGAGACGAGATAGACGGGCGTCTGGTACTTCTCGGCGTAGTTGAACGCCTCGACGGTCTTCCAGAAACACTCCGAGACCGACGTGGGCGCGACGACGAACCGCGGGATCTCGCCGTGGCCGCCGTACAGCGTCATGTTGAGGTCGCCCTGCTCCTGCTTGGTCGGCATCCCGGTCGAGGGACCCGAACGCATCACGTCGCAGATCACCAGGGGCGTCTCGGTGGTCGCGACGAGCCCGAACGTCTCGGTCATCAGGTCGATACCGGGACCCGAGGTAGCCGTCATCGCGCGTGCACCTGCGCGGGCGGCGCCCAGCGCCATGTTGATGGCCGAGAGTTCGTCCTCGGCCTGGACGACCTTGCCGCCGTACTGGTCGATGCGGCCGGTCAGGTACTCCATCACGTCCGTCGCGGGGGTGATGGGGTAGCCCGAGTAGAACCGACAGCCGGCGGCGATGGCGCCCATGCCGATGGCCTCGTCGCCGTTGAGGAGCACGTAGTCCTCGTCGGTGGTCTCGATGTCGTAGTCGAACTCGTGGTCGTACTCCTCTTGGACGTGCTGCTGGCCCAGGCGGGCGGCCTCCTTGTTGTTCTCGACGATGGCCTCGCCCTTGTCGCCGAAGCGTTTCTCCAGTGATTCGTCCAGGTTCTCGATGGGGAACTGCGCCACTTCGCAGGCCGCGCCCAGGGCGACGACGTTCGCCATGATGGCGCCGCCGGCGTCCTCGGCGAGCCGCTGCAGCGGCACGGACAGGCCGATCATCCCGTCGGGAACTTCGACGTCCTGCATCGTGGAGCGCTCACCGTCGTAGATGATGACGCTGCCCTCGTGCAGTTCGTCCATGTTCTCGTCGATGGTGCGCTCGGTGAGCGCGATCAGGATGTCGAGTCTGTCGACGACGCTCTCGACGCGGTCGACGGATGTCCGGACCTTGTAGGCGGTGTACCCGCCTCGGATCCGTGACGCGAAGTCCTTCGAGGTGAAGACGTGACGGCCGGCACGCGAGAGTGCCTGAGCGAAGATCTTCCCGGTAGAGTCGATCCCGTCACCGGCTTCACCGCCGATGGCCCAGTTCAGGTCCTCGGGCATACTGCATTGGAGTATCTCCCGCCCGGCAAAAAGACTTCTGTAATGGCCCCGGAATCAGACCCCCGTATCCGTCGCAAAAGTGGACAGACAGGCGAAAATCGGCGGTTTCGAACAACCGGTAACACTGTCCTCCAATAGTGAACGCCGGTCCCCGATAGCGGTGGCCGAGCGGTCGACGAGCCGGTCGGTCCGTCCGGGGGTTCGGGGACTCCGCGTCGGGGCCGTCGACGACCGGCCCGACGCGCCGGAACGAAAGGAACATGCGCCGCGGCCCCCGACACTGGGGCATGGACGATACCGAAGTCGCCGTCGTCGCGGTCGAGTCGGTCGGCGAGGACGCTATCGCCGTCGACTTCGAGACGCCCGACGGGTTCGACGCCCAGCCCGGGCAGTTCGTGAAGGTCGCCCTCGCCGGGGTCGAGGAGTCCCGGTTCTACACGATCTCTTCGCCCGACGTGGACGGGACGTTCGAGATCACGGTCGGTATCGATCCCGAGGGCGAGGTCGGGCCAGAACTTGCCGAGCTGACCGCCGGCGACACCGTGACGGTCTCGGGCCCGTACGGGGACGCCTACTACGAGGGCGAACAGCGGGTGCTGATCCTGGCCGGCGGCCCCGGCGTCGGCCCGGCGATCGGGATCGCCGAACGGGCGCTCGACGAGGGCGGCGAGGCCGCGATCGTCTACCGCGACGCCGCGCCGATCCACGACGAGCGGTTGACCGAACTGAACGAGCGCGGCGCGTCCGTCGCAGTCGTCGCCCCGTCGTCCCCCCTGGCGTCGTCGGTCGACGAGGTACTGACCGACGACACGCAGGTGTTCGTCTACGGCTTCGCGGAGTTCCTCGACGACGCGATCGCCGCCATCGAGACAGCTGGAGGCGACCCCGAGACCGCGAAAGTCGAGAACTTCGGGTAGCGCGGGTTCCGGACAGATCTGGGCGTCGGCCGGCGGCGCTAGCGCGGGCGCTCGACCGCGACTCAGCGGCGCCCAGCCGGCCGGCGCAGTTGGCAACGGTTAAAACCCGTGAGGAGGTACGGGGTGGTATGAGCGAGAGCCAACAGAAACGCCAGGAAAAGTGCGTTTCGTGCGGCATCAACATCGCCGGCACGAACGCCGCCGCGTTCAAGTGTCCCGACTGCGGCCAGCAGATCTACCGCTGCGCGAAGTGTCGCAAGCAGAGCAACCTCTACGAGTGCCCGGACTGCGGGTTCATGGGGCCGTAACGATGGGGAAAGTCGCCGCGCAGATCAAGGTCATGCCGCAGAACCCCGAGGTCGACCTCGACGCGCTCCAGGAGCGCCTGGAAGCGTCGCTGCCCGAGGGCGCGAAGATCAACGGCTTCGAGCGCGACGACGTGGCCTTCGGCCTCGTCGCCCTGCTCCCGACCGTCGTCGTCCCGGACGAGGCCGGCGGTACCGAGGCCGTCGAGGAAGCCTTCTCCGGCGTCGAAGGCGTCGAGAGCGTCGAAGTCGGCGACGTGGGTCGCCTCTGAGGCTGGACCGTTCTCGCGTTTCGGGACGACCCCGAGCGACGCGTCACGCTCCCGACGACCGGGCCGTCCGCGAGCCCAGCCGCCGCGGCGACCTGCCGTCGCCACGGTCACCGGGACCGGTCGGCGCTCTCACCCGATCGTAATCTGAATCGTGCTCGTCGTGGAGCCGAGTTTCGGCCACACATTGATTATCAACCGTGATACTCCGCAGGAAATCTTAACTCATGGTCGCGGGTCGGGGTAGGTATGGATCGTCGGATCTCGACGTACCTTCCCGACTCGATTCGGCGCAGTTACGTGCGCCAGTTCGCAGCGGCGGTCGTGCTGATCCTCCTCGTACTCATGATCGTCCTCGGCGGCGTCTACGCCGCCGAGCAACGGTCTCAGCGCGATTCCGTCCGGGAGTCGCTGCAGTCAACGACCGAGCGCAACGCCGACCAGGTCGGGGACTGGCACCGGCAGTACACCGCCTCGACGCGGCTCGTCTCCCAGTCGGGGAAGCTCCGCCCCGAGGATGGGCAGTCGCTGAACACCCACCTCCGCAGCGTCTCCCGGTCGATGCCCACCGAAGTCGTCGGCGTTCACTTCATCTCCTGGGACGAGAAGAGCGTCGTCGCCAGTTCGGAAGAGGTGAGCGAGAGCCCGGTCGACCGGTTCCCGTGGCTCGCCGACCTCGACCTCGAGCGCGCCGGCGTCACGTCCGTCCGGACGACCGACGCCTATCGGGTCGACAACGACACCCGAATCGCGTTCGTGAGCCAGACCCAGTACGGCATCGGCTACGCCGCCGCGGTCGAGCTGTCGGTCTCCGAGTCGTTCGACCTCGACGACGCGACGGCCGGGAGCCGAACGCACGTGCTCTACCGGAACGCGACCTACCTCCACGGGGACGCCCCCGACCGCTTCGGGACGGCCTACGACGGCCTCGGGGCGGAGAACCTGGCGAACCGGACGGAGTTCATCCCTTCGCTGGCGAGTCTGAGTCCCAACGAGGGGTACCGGAACGCGACGCTCGTCCAGCAGGACGGGTCGGTCGTCAGCTACGCCGGCGTCCCGGGTTCGCGGCTGGCGGTCGTGACGAGCGCGACGACGGACGCCTACGCCGTCCCGACGGGGACGAAGCTCTACCTCGCGCTCGTGTTCCTGTTCGTCGCGCTCAGCCTCGGGACCGTCGGCCTCGTCGTCGAGCGGCCGGTCGCCCGCTCGATCAGCGAGCTGGCCGACCGGACCGAGGCCATCGAGAACGGCGACCTCCAGGTCGACCTGGAGACCCACCGCCAGGACGAGATCGGGACGCTCTACGCGCGGTTCGCGTCGATGCGCGACTCGCTGGCCGACCGCATCGACCAGGTCGAGACGGCCCGCGAAGAGGCGCGCGCCGAAGCCGACACGGCCCGGCAGGAGGCCGAGCGCGAGCGCGAGGCCGCCGAGCAGTTCACGGAGCACCTCGAGGAGACCGCCGACGACTACGGCGAGACCATCCGTGCGTGCGCCGACGGCGACCTGACGCGGCGGCTCGACCCCGACGAGGAGAGCGACGCGATGGCCGAGATCGCGCGCTCGTTCAACGACATGATGAGCGACCTGCAGGACACCGTCGCGCGGGTGCGGTCGTTCACCGACGGCGTCGCCGACCGGACGGCCAACGCCACCGAGTCCACCCAGGAGGTCCGGGCGTCCAGTCGGGACGTGAGCGAGGCCGTCTCCGATATCGCGGACGACGCGAACGAACAGGACGAGTACCTCGGTGAGGTCACCGAGGAGATGAACGACCTCTCGGCCACCGTCGAGGAGGTCGCGGCGACGACCGACACCGTGGCGGACCTCGCGGACGAGACGGAGGATCTCGCAAGCGACGGCTCGTCCGCGGCGAGCGAGGCGATGTCCGAGATGGAGACTATCGAGTCGCGCACCGCGGAGACCGCCGAGGAGATCCGCGCGCTCGACGAGGAGGTCGAGCAGGTCGCGGAGATCGTCGACCTCATCGACGACATCGCGAGCCAGACGAACACGCTCGCACTGAACGCCTCCATCGAGGCCGCCCGCGCCGGCGAGTCCGGGCAGGGCTTCGCCGTCGTAGCGAGCGAGGTCAAGGAGCTCGCCGAGGAGACGAGCGAGGCGACCCAGGAGATCGACGAGCTGCTCACGCAGCTCTCCGAGCGGACCGGCGAGGCCGTGACCGACATCGAGTCGATGCGCTCGGACGTCGTCACCGGTGTCGAGACGACCGAGCATGCGCTCGACGCGCTCGACGAGATCGCCGAGCAGGTCCGGGAGACCAACGACGGCGTCCAGGAGATCAGCGACGCGACCGCCGACCAGGCCGACTCCGCCCAGGAGGTCGTCTCGCTCGCCGATCAGGTCGCCGAGATCAGCGCCCGGACCGCCACGAGCGCCGGGACAGCCGCCGAGCGGACGGACAAGCAGGTCGACGGCATCGACGAGGTGACCGAGACCGCCGAGGCGATCGAATCGCAGGTCGAGGAACTGCGGGACCTCCTCGATAGCTTCACCGTCCAAGTCGACGACGCCGTGGGCGCGGCCGACGACTCGGAGCCCCTCCCCGAACCGGTCGACGACGCCGACGGAACCGACGACACCGACGCCGCGACCGCCGAGGACGAGTGGTTCGGTCCCGACGAGGACTCGAACGCCGACGGGAACTCGGGCGCGGACGAGGACTCGAACGCCGAGACCGACGGGGACGGGATCCCGGCGGTCGACGAAGGCGGTGCCGGCCAGTCCGAGAGCGGCGATGGAGCCGGCGACGAGGGCGGTAACGCCGACGGCGAGGACGATGTCGCGACCGATAGCGACGACGTCGACGCCGCGGCGGACGACTGACCGGTCGCGTCGGCGGCGCCTCGACCGCGTAACGCACGTTTTATAAGCGTGACCGGATAACGGGACCGCACGAATGCCCAACTCCAACGGACCCCAGAAGAAGTCGCGCAAGAAGCTCCGAAACAAGCCCCGAGAGAGCGGGACCTCCCCGCCTCAGCGAGCGGTCACCGAGTTCGAGGACGGCGAGAAAGTCCACCTGAAGATCGACCCGAGCGTCCCGGACGGGCGCTACCACCCGCGCTTCGACGGCCGCACGGGCGAGGTCGTCGGCGAGCAGGGCGCCGCCTACAAGATCGCCGTCACCGACGGGAGCGTCGAGAAGACGCTGATCGTCAAGCCCGCCCACCTCCGCAGCCAGGCATGACGATATTCAAAGAGAAGGTCGACGAAGAGTACCTGACGGTCGCCGAGACCAAGGCGGTCCTCGAGGAGCTCGAACGCGAGCGGGCCGCCGACGAGGACCGGGAGATGCGCTACGAGCTCGCGCGGGCCATCGAGCACGTCAACCGCTTCGCCGTCCTCGACCCCGAGGAGTCCCGCGAGTTCGTCGCCGAACTCCGGGAGCTCGACAAGGTCGACGAGCCGACCGCCTACAAGATCGCGAACCTGCGTCCCCGAGACCGGGACGAGCTGCGGTCGATCTACGCTCAGGAGCGGTTCACTCTCTCGGGCGACGAACTCGACGCCATCCTCGAAGTCGTCGCGAAGTACGCCTGACCGGGCTCCGTTTCCCCAAGCGCCCGACTGCGGGGGTTTAAGTTCCGTCTCGCCCTACTCGTCTGTCATGAGCGACACCGAGCGCGGCGACGACGATCCGGGGGGCCCCACGGCGATCGTCCTCGACTTTCTCGCACACGGTCGGACAGAGGACGATCGCCCGCAGTACCAGAAACAACCCCTCGCCTACGCGCTCGGGCGCGAGGACTTCCGCCTGTTCGAGGTGGTCCTCGGGCCCGACGCCGACGTGTCGATCGGCGACGACCTGGTGATCGACCGGGCGGCCGACGCCATCGAGCGCACCGGCGAGGTCGAGTACGAGGACCTGCCCGGGGGCGCCCAGTCCGAACTCGACTACGCCGTCGAGGACCTGGTCGACGAGGAGGAACGCCGGTTCGTCGACTTCTACAACGACGCCCAGCCGATCACTCTCCGACTACATCAGTTGAACCTCCTGCCGGGCATCGGGAAGAAACTGCGCAACGCCATCCTCGACGAGCGCAAGCGCGGCCCCTTCGAGAGCTTCGCTGACCTCGAAGAGCGCGTCGAGGGGCTGCACAACCCCCGCGAGGTCGTCGTCGAGCGCATCCTCGAGGAGATCCGCGAGGACGACCTGAAGTACCAGACGTTCGCCCGCCGGGACGACGAGGAATGAACGGCGAGCGCACGCGGGGTGACGAGGGGGACAGCGACGGTGACCCCGACCGCGACGGCGCCGCGACGGTCGACAGCCCGGAGACGGGCACCCGCGACCCCGACGCCCTGCTCCGGCGGGCGGGCGTCCGCGGCGACCCGAACCGCGACCAGCACTTCCTGGTCGACGACCGGGTGCTGGACCGGCTGCCCGAGTACGCCGCGGAGGCCGACGTGGATCTCTCGCACGTCCTGGAGATCGGCGCCGGGACCGGCGCGCTGACCGACCGCCTGCTCGTCGCCGGCGACCGCGTGACCGCCATCGAGCGCGACCCCGACCTCGCCGCGTTCCTCCGCGAGGAGTTCGTCGCGGAGATCGAGGCCGGGGACCTCACCGTCGTCGAAGGCGACGCCCTCGAGGTCGAGCTCCCGGAGTTCACCGCCTCCATCTCGAATCTCCCCTACGGCCCCTCCAGCGAGCTGGCCTTCCGCCTGCTCCCGGAGGAGCGGCCGCTCGTGTTGATGTTCCAGCGGGAGTTCGCCGAGCGGATGGCCGCCGAGCCGGGGACGGACGACTACGGCCGCCTGTCGGTGACCGCGGGCCACTACGCCGACGCCGAGGTGGTCGAGCCCGTCCCCAAAGAGGCGTTCTCGCCGCCGCCCGCGGTCCAGAGCGCCGTGGTGCGGACGACGCCGCGGGACCCGGACTACGAAGTGGACGACGAGGAGTTCTTCATGGCGTTCCTGAAGGCCGTGTTCACCCAGCGCCGGAAGACGATGCGCAACGCCGTCCGCAACACCGCCCACATCTCCGGGCTGGGCGACCCCGACGCGGTGGTCGAGGCCGCGGACGAGGACCTGATGAGCGCCCGCGCAGGGAACGTGACCCCCGCGGAGTTCGCCGACCTGGCGACGCTGGCGTACGAGGTCGGCGAACCGGGCGAGCACCCCTCGGCATGACCGACGGGAGCGGAGCAGATTGGACTGAGGACGGCAGCGTGGATGGTGCCGACGGTAAGCCGAGCCTTACCGACCAGCGCGACGTGGAGCAG
The window above is part of the Halosimplex rubrum genome. Proteins encoded here:
- a CDS encoding HVO_2753 family zinc finger protein, with product MSESQQKRQEKCVSCGINIAGTNAAAFKCPDCGQQIYRCAKCRKQSNLYECPDCGFMGP
- a CDS encoding 2-oxoacid:acceptor oxidoreductase subunit alpha, with product MPEDLNWAIGGEAGDGIDSTGKIFAQALSRAGRHVFTSKDFASRIRGGYTAYKVRTSVDRVESVVDRLDILIALTERTIDENMDELHEGSVIIYDGERSTMQDVEVPDGMIGLSVPLQRLAEDAGGAIMANVVALGAACEVAQFPIENLDESLEKRFGDKGEAIVENNKEAARLGQQHVQEEYDHEFDYDIETTDEDYVLLNGDEAIGMGAIAAGCRFYSGYPITPATDVMEYLTGRIDQYGGKVVQAEDELSAINMALGAARAGARAMTATSGPGIDLMTETFGLVATTETPLVICDVMRSGPSTGMPTKQEQGDLNMTLYGGHGEIPRFVVAPTSVSECFWKTVEAFNYAEKYQTPVYLVSDLALAVTEQTFPPEAFDMDEVEIERGKVVDEDEIDSWLDERGRFQAHFSAADGISPRAFPGTTDGAHMTTGLEHDELGRRTEEEEVRLEQVEKRQRKVETAKEEEDWDYREFGDEDADALVISWGSNEGAMREALGFLDERGHDVRFISVPYIFPRPDLSEEIEAADDVIVVECNATGQFADVIEHDVLERVQRVNKYNGVRFKADELATEIENTLSGADAGAAEVEAE
- a CDS encoding FAD-dependent oxidoreductase; this encodes MDDTEVAVVAVESVGEDAIAVDFETPDGFDAQPGQFVKVALAGVEESRFYTISSPDVDGTFEITVGIDPEGEVGPELAELTAGDTVTVSGPYGDAYYEGEQRVLILAGGPGVGPAIGIAERALDEGGEAAIVYRDAAPIHDERLTELNERGASVAVVAPSSPLASSVDEVLTDDTQVFVYGFAEFLDDAIAAIETAGGDPETAKVENFG
- a CDS encoding 50S ribosomal protein L21e, whose amino-acid sequence is MPNSNGPQKKSRKKLRNKPRESGTSPPQRAVTEFEDGEKVHLKIDPSVPDGRYHPRFDGRTGEVVGEQGAAYKIAVTDGSVEKTLIVKPAHLRSQA
- a CDS encoding 16S ribosomal RNA methyltransferase A; amino-acid sequence: MNGERTRGDEGDSDGDPDRDGAATVDSPETGTRDPDALLRRAGVRGDPNRDQHFLVDDRVLDRLPEYAAEADVDLSHVLEIGAGTGALTDRLLVAGDRVTAIERDPDLAAFLREEFVAEIEAGDLTVVEGDALEVELPEFTASISNLPYGPSSELAFRLLPEERPLVLMFQREFAERMAAEPGTDDYGRLSVTAGHYADAEVVEPVPKEAFSPPPAVQSAVVRTTPRDPDYEVDDEEFFMAFLKAVFTQRRKTMRNAVRNTAHISGLGDPDAVVEAADEDLMSARAGNVTPAEFADLATLAYEVGEPGEHPSA
- a CDS encoding elongation factor 1-beta yields the protein MGKVAAQIKVMPQNPEVDLDALQERLEASLPEGAKINGFERDDVAFGLVALLPTVVVPDEAGGTEAVEEAFSGVEGVESVEVGDVGRL
- a CDS encoding methyl-accepting chemotaxis protein; its protein translation is MDRRISTYLPDSIRRSYVRQFAAAVVLILLVLMIVLGGVYAAEQRSQRDSVRESLQSTTERNADQVGDWHRQYTASTRLVSQSGKLRPEDGQSLNTHLRSVSRSMPTEVVGVHFISWDEKSVVASSEEVSESPVDRFPWLADLDLERAGVTSVRTTDAYRVDNDTRIAFVSQTQYGIGYAAAVELSVSESFDLDDATAGSRTHVLYRNATYLHGDAPDRFGTAYDGLGAENLANRTEFIPSLASLSPNEGYRNATLVQQDGSVVSYAGVPGSRLAVVTSATTDAYAVPTGTKLYLALVFLFVALSLGTVGLVVERPVARSISELADRTEAIENGDLQVDLETHRQDEIGTLYARFASMRDSLADRIDQVETAREEARAEADTARQEAEREREAAEQFTEHLEETADDYGETIRACADGDLTRRLDPDEESDAMAEIARSFNDMMSDLQDTVARVRSFTDGVADRTANATESTQEVRASSRDVSEAVSDIADDANEQDEYLGEVTEEMNDLSATVEEVAATTDTVADLADETEDLASDGSSAASEAMSEMETIESRTAETAEEIRALDEEVEQVAEIVDLIDDIASQTNTLALNASIEAARAGESGQGFAVVASEVKELAEETSEATQEIDELLTQLSERTGEAVTDIESMRSDVVTGVETTEHALDALDEIAEQVRETNDGVQEISDATADQADSAQEVVSLADQVAEISARTATSAGTAAERTDKQVDGIDEVTETAEAIESQVEELRDLLDSFTVQVDDAVGAADDSEPLPEPVDDADGTDDTDAATAEDEWFGPDEDSNADGNSGADEDSNAETDGDGIPAVDEGGAGQSESGDGAGDEGGNADGEDDVATDSDDVDAAADD
- a CDS encoding RNA polymerase Rpb4 family protein, which codes for MTIFKEKVDEEYLTVAETKAVLEELERERAADEDREMRYELARAIEHVNRFAVLDPEESREFVAELRELDKVDEPTAYKIANLRPRDRDELRSIYAQERFTLSGDELDAILEVVAKYA
- a CDS encoding DUF655 domain-containing protein → MSDTERGDDDPGGPTAIVLDFLAHGRTEDDRPQYQKQPLAYALGREDFRLFEVVLGPDADVSIGDDLVIDRAADAIERTGEVEYEDLPGGAQSELDYAVEDLVDEEERRFVDFYNDAQPITLRLHQLNLLPGIGKKLRNAILDERKRGPFESFADLEERVEGLHNPREVVVERILEEIREDDLKYQTFARRDDEE